From Candidatus Pedobacter colombiensis, one genomic window encodes:
- a CDS encoding homogentisate 1,2-dioxygenase, whose product MPIYHTLGSIPPKRHTVFRKPDGKLYAEELVSTEGFSSLYSLVYHCHPPTIVKALGEPYSVEPKIAREKHLKHTSLIGFNIKPEDDYLKSRKPVLVNSDLHISLAAPRKSMTDYFYKNSQADEVIFIHEGSGTLKTGFGKIYFKYGDYLVIPRGTIYQMEFNDEKNRLFIVESFSPIRTPKRYRNAFGQLEEHSPFCERDIRRPQDLETIDEYGDFKVLIKKQGIMYPYTYGTHPFDFVGWDGFHYPWAFSIHDFEPITGRLHQPPPVHQTFEGHNFVICSFVPRKYDYHPLSIPAPYNHSNVDSDEVLYYVDGDFMSRKSVVKGQITLHPGGIPHGPHPGTVEKSIGKESTEELAVMIDPFRPLMLTEDAVSIEDESYHKSWQENVE is encoded by the coding sequence ATGCCTATATATCATACATTAGGATCTATCCCTCCTAAACGCCATACGGTTTTTCGTAAACCGGACGGAAAACTATACGCCGAAGAACTGGTTTCGACAGAGGGGTTTTCAAGTTTATATTCTCTTGTTTACCATTGTCACCCGCCCACCATTGTGAAAGCCCTGGGCGAGCCTTATTCTGTTGAGCCTAAAATAGCAAGGGAAAAGCATTTAAAACATACGAGTCTGATCGGCTTCAACATTAAGCCGGAAGATGATTATTTAAAAAGTCGCAAACCGGTATTGGTAAATAGCGACCTCCACATTTCATTGGCCGCGCCAAGAAAATCTATGACTGATTATTTTTATAAGAACAGTCAGGCTGATGAGGTGATCTTTATCCATGAGGGTTCGGGAACGCTAAAAACAGGATTCGGGAAAATCTATTTTAAATATGGTGATTACCTGGTGATTCCAAGGGGAACCATTTACCAGATGGAGTTTAACGATGAGAAAAACAGGTTATTCATTGTAGAGAGCTTTAGTCCGATACGCACACCAAAACGTTACAGAAATGCTTTTGGACAATTAGAAGAGCATTCTCCATTTTGCGAAAGAGACATCCGACGTCCGCAAGACCTGGAAACAATTGATGAATACGGTGATTTTAAAGTCCTCATAAAAAAACAAGGCATCATGTATCCTTATACTTATGGTACGCATCCTTTTGATTTTGTGGGATGGGATGGTTTTCATTATCCATGGGCATTTTCTATCCATGATTTTGAACCCATTACCGGCAGGTTACATCAGCCTCCTCCGGTTCACCAGACTTTTGAAGGACATAACTTTGTAATCTGTTCATTTGTACCACGCAAATATGATTATCACCCACTGTCTATCCCTGCTCCTTATAACCATAGCAATGTAGATAGTGATGAGGTATTGTATTATGTTGATGGTGATTTTATGAGCAGAAAAAGTGTGGTAAAAGGACAGATCACATTGCATCCGGGAGGTATACCGCATGGACCGCATCCGGGAACGGTAGAGAAATCGATTGGAAAGGAAAGCACTGAGGAGCTGGCCGTAATGATTGACCCTTTCCGCCCGTTGATGTTAACGGAAGATGCGGTAAGTATTGAGGATGAAAGCTATCATAAGAGCTGGCAGGAGAATGTCGAGTAA
- the hppD gene encoding 4-hydroxyphenylpyruvate dioxygenase, with protein MSTQTFAEKIAKAQDFLPINGTDYIEFYVGNAKQAAHYYKTAFGFRSLAYAGPETGVRDRASYVLKQGKIRLVLTTALKSDSPIAEHVKLHGDGVKILALWVDDAYSAFEETTKRGGRPYMEPVTLSDEHGEVRMSGIYTYGETVHMFIERKNYKGSFLPGYRDWTSDYNPTETGLLYIDHCVGNVGWNRMNETVKWYEDVMGFVNILSFDDKQINTEYSALMSKVMSNGNGFSKFPINEPAEGKKKSQIEEYLEFYEGEGVQHIAVATKDILTTVKELKARGVEFLSAPPEAYYNMMPERVGEIDEQIDQLKELGILVDCDEEGYLLQIFTKPVEDRPTLFFEIIQRKGAQSFGAGNFKALFESLEREQELRGNL; from the coding sequence ATGTCAACACAAACATTTGCCGAAAAGATTGCCAAAGCGCAGGATTTTCTTCCGATAAATGGAACAGATTATATCGAATTTTATGTGGGTAATGCCAAGCAGGCTGCCCACTATTACAAAACAGCCTTTGGTTTCCGGTCGCTCGCTTATGCAGGTCCGGAAACCGGGGTGCGCGACCGTGCTTCTTATGTATTGAAACAGGGAAAGATCAGGTTAGTATTGACCACTGCATTAAAATCTGATAGCCCAATTGCTGAGCATGTAAAATTACATGGTGATGGAGTTAAGATCCTGGCACTTTGGGTAGATGATGCTTATAGTGCATTTGAGGAAACTACGAAACGTGGTGGAAGGCCTTATATGGAGCCTGTTACGCTGAGTGATGAGCATGGTGAAGTTCGCATGTCGGGCATTTACACCTATGGTGAAACGGTACATATGTTTATTGAGCGCAAGAATTATAAAGGTTCTTTTTTACCGGGCTATAGGGATTGGACAAGTGATTATAACCCTACTGAAACCGGATTATTATACATAGACCATTGTGTGGGTAATGTGGGCTGGAACAGGATGAATGAAACGGTGAAATGGTATGAGGATGTGATGGGTTTTGTGAATATCCTTTCATTTGATGACAAGCAAATCAACACGGAATATTCGGCATTGATGAGTAAGGTAATGAGCAATGGAAATGGCTTCTCAAAATTTCCTATTAATGAGCCGGCCGAGGGGAAAAAGAAATCGCAGATTGAAGAATACTTAGAATTTTACGAAGGCGAAGGGGTGCAACACATTGCTGTAGCTACAAAAGATATTTTGACTACAGTAAAGGAATTAAAAGCTCGAGGGGTTGAGTTTTTAAGTGCACCCCCTGAAGCCTATTACAATATGATGCCAGAAAGAGTTGGCGAAATTGATGAACAAATTGATCAGCTTAAGGAGCTGGGTATATTGGTAGATTGTGACGAAGAGGGTTATTTATTGCAGATTTTCACAAAACCTGTTGAAGATCGCCCAACCTTGTTTTTCGAAATCATTCAGCGCAAGGGTGCCCAATCATTCGGCGCCGGTAATTTTAAAGCCTTATTTGAGTCTTTAGAACGCGAACAGGAACTAAGAGGGAACTTATAA
- a CDS encoding flavin reductase family protein yields the protein MLTINTSELTPAQLQNYMQYAIAPRPICFATTIDQAGNINLSPFSFFNMFSTNPPLCVFSPARRVRDNTTKHTLENVLEVKECVINIVNYAMVQQTSLASTEYGKGVNEFEKAGFTMLPSQLVKPPRVAEAPVQMECVVREVIHLGENPGAGNLILAEVKLIHINEDILDEDGKIDQAKIDLVARLGGDWYCRVTAENLFKVAKPLTTLGIGVDALPKGVRNSKVLTGNDLGMLGNIEQLPTDEEIDAIKNNAEVKDILDATIGDATNRERELHELAKQWLSKGNVNDALRLVLL from the coding sequence ATGTTGACCATAAATACGTCAGAATTAACTCCGGCGCAATTGCAGAATTATATGCAGTATGCCATTGCGCCAAGACCAATTTGTTTTGCTACAACCATAGATCAGGCCGGGAACATTAATCTAAGCCCATTCAGTTTTTTTAATATGTTTAGCACCAATCCGCCACTGTGTGTTTTTTCGCCGGCAAGGAGGGTGCGCGACAATACCACCAAACATACTTTAGAGAATGTACTGGAGGTTAAAGAATGTGTGATCAATATTGTTAATTATGCAATGGTACAGCAAACAAGTTTGGCAAGTACCGAATATGGAAAGGGTGTAAATGAGTTTGAAAAGGCAGGTTTCACCATGTTGCCTTCACAATTGGTTAAGCCGCCAAGGGTAGCCGAAGCGCCTGTACAGATGGAATGTGTGGTAAGGGAAGTGATCCATCTGGGTGAGAACCCCGGTGCAGGAAATTTGATCCTTGCTGAAGTTAAGCTCATTCACATCAATGAAGATATTTTAGATGAGGATGGAAAAATAGACCAGGCAAAGATAGACCTGGTAGCCCGTTTAGGTGGCGATTGGTATTGTCGGGTCACCGCAGAGAATTTATTCAAGGTAGCTAAGCCATTAACCACCTTAGGAATAGGCGTAGATGCTTTACCTAAAGGAGTGCGAAACTCGAAAGTGCTTACGGGAAATGACCTTGGAATGCTTGGTAATATCGAACAGCTACCCACTGATGAGGAAATTGATGCGATAAAAAACAATGCTGAAGTAAAGGATATATTAGATGCAACTATTGGAGATGCAACTAATCGGGAACGCGAGCTGCATGAGCTGGCTAAACAATGGTTAAGTAAAGGGAATGTAAATGATGCTTTAAGGCTGGTATTGTTATAA
- a CDS encoding SDR family NAD(P)-dependent oxidoreductase: MNIVLTGASSGIGFETALEFTLNKDNKVVCIARSADKLRKLLEIAKGITPDCTLLPVEFDIVNDDYAALVPFLKEKLGNIDILINNAGALINKPFSETSAADMANMFESNVLGHFNMIQNLLPLMGSGSHIVNIGSMGGFQGSIKFPGLSAYSASKAALHTLTECLAFELQETGIKINCLALGSAQTEMLEQAFPGYQSPVLAFEMGKYVADFARTGHKFFNGKILPVAVTTP; the protein is encoded by the coding sequence ATGAATATTGTATTGACTGGCGCCAGCAGTGGAATTGGCTTTGAAACCGCTCTGGAATTTACCCTTAATAAAGATAATAAAGTAGTTTGTATTGCCAGATCGGCAGACAAACTACGAAAGTTGCTTGAAATTGCTAAAGGCATTACCCCCGACTGCACTTTACTTCCGGTAGAATTTGATATTGTAAATGATGATTATGCAGCATTAGTTCCCTTTCTTAAAGAAAAATTGGGTAATATAGATATCCTGATCAACAATGCAGGGGCATTGATCAACAAGCCATTTTCCGAAACCAGTGCTGCGGATATGGCGAATATGTTTGAAAGCAATGTTCTTGGACATTTTAACATGATCCAGAATTTACTTCCATTAATGGGCAGTGGCAGCCATATTGTAAACATTGGCAGTATGGGTGGCTTTCAGGGCAGTATAAAATTCCCCGGACTATCGGCCTATTCGGCCAGTAAAGCGGCCTTACATACCTTAACAGAATGCCTGGCTTTCGAATTGCAGGAAACAGGAATTAAGATCAATTGTCTGGCTCTTGGTTCGGCACAAACAGAAATGCTGGAACAAGCATTTCCGGGTTATCAATCTCCTGTTCTGGCCTTCGAAATGGGTAAGTATGTCGCTGATTTTGCACGTACCGGTCATAAGTTTTTCAACGGAAAAATCCTTCCTGTGGCAGTAACAACGCCATAA
- a CDS encoding aromatic amino acid hydroxylase: MSDFNDFNNSQVAKLPRHLRQFIVEQHYEKYTPVDQAVWRYVMRQNYSYLKHVAFYPYIKGLQRAGLSIEHIPDLQTMNDNLGKIGWGAVTVDGFIPPAAFMEYQAYRVLVIAADIRQINHIEYTPAPDIIHESAGHAPIIADIDYNHYLSYFGSIGAKAMFSSKDFELYECIRNLSILKEAVDAPPEDIARAEKQLQHISENMGEPSEMALLSRLHWWTVEYGLIGTLEDPKIYGAGLLSSIGESASCMSENVKKLWYNIDTLNYSYDITKPQPQLFVTENFQNLINVLEQFADTMAFRKGGTESIIKAIECKNPATAVYSSGLQVTGVFTDMGIDGNDALTFIKTTGPSAIAINNKQLDGHGKFYHKDGFSSPVGRLKDQTTALEDLSLGQLKELGIVSGKRADLTFESGIHITGLVKKILHHGEKIILITFEDCTVKEGNGNVLFQPEWGIYDMAVGESIISVFNGAADKEAYEEITHISDKQTHKVVYDEKTRKLHAIYRAVRLIRENGKNQEQLPALFEELKTEHRHDWLSAMEILEILYHKQLYPELEKEVRNYLELKSANEADHTKLINDGLHVIENPVTQLINKE; the protein is encoded by the coding sequence ATGAGTGATTTTAATGACTTCAATAATTCGCAGGTAGCTAAACTACCAAGGCATTTAAGGCAGTTTATTGTTGAGCAGCACTACGAAAAATATACGCCGGTAGATCAGGCGGTTTGGCGTTATGTAATGCGCCAGAATTATAGTTATTTAAAACACGTCGCATTTTATCCTTATATCAAAGGTCTGCAACGTGCAGGTTTAAGCATCGAGCATATTCCTGATCTGCAAACCATGAACGACAACCTCGGCAAAATAGGTTGGGGTGCAGTTACTGTGGATGGTTTCATCCCTCCTGCTGCATTTATGGAATACCAGGCTTACCGTGTGCTGGTGATTGCTGCGGATATTCGTCAGATCAATCATATTGAATACACACCAGCACCCGATATTATTCATGAGTCGGCCGGTCATGCACCAATCATTGCAGATATAGACTATAACCACTACCTCAGCTATTTTGGTTCTATAGGTGCTAAAGCTATGTTCTCTTCAAAAGATTTTGAATTGTATGAGTGCATCCGCAACCTTTCTATTTTAAAAGAGGCCGTTGATGCCCCTCCTGAAGACATTGCAAGGGCTGAAAAACAGCTGCAACATATTTCTGAAAACATGGGCGAGCCATCCGAAATGGCTTTGTTGAGCAGATTGCATTGGTGGACGGTAGAATACGGTTTAATAGGCACACTGGAAGACCCTAAAATTTATGGTGCCGGATTACTCTCTTCAATTGGCGAAAGCGCCAGTTGCATGAGTGAAAATGTAAAAAAACTGTGGTACAATATAGATACCCTCAATTACAGTTACGACATTACTAAACCGCAGCCGCAGTTATTTGTAACGGAGAACTTCCAAAACCTGATTAATGTTTTAGAACAATTTGCAGATACAATGGCCTTTAGAAAAGGGGGAACAGAAAGTATCATCAAAGCCATTGAATGTAAAAATCCGGCAACAGCAGTATATAGCTCTGGCCTACAGGTAACCGGAGTATTTACAGATATGGGCATTGATGGTAACGACGCCCTTACTTTTATAAAAACGACAGGCCCATCGGCCATTGCCATCAACAACAAACAGCTAGACGGACATGGTAAGTTTTACCATAAAGATGGCTTCTCCTCACCAGTAGGAAGATTGAAAGATCAGACTACTGCCCTTGAAGATTTGAGCCTTGGGCAATTAAAAGAACTTGGAATTGTTAGCGGTAAACGTGCAGATTTAACTTTTGAAAGTGGCATCCATATCACTGGATTGGTTAAAAAAATCCTACATCATGGAGAAAAGATCATATTAATCACCTTTGAGGATTGCACAGTTAAAGAAGGTAATGGAAATGTGCTTTTCCAGCCGGAATGGGGAATCTATGATATGGCTGTAGGTGAGTCTATCATTTCTGTATTTAATGGAGCGGCAGATAAAGAAGCTTACGAAGAAATCACACACATCAGTGATAAACAAACGCATAAAGTAGTTTACGATGAGAAAACCCGGAAGCTGCATGCCATCTACAGAGCGGTACGCCTGATCAGGGAAAACGGGAAAAATCAGGAACAATTACCTGCTTTATTTGAAGAACTGAAAACGGAACACCGTCATGACTGGCTTTCGGCTATGGAAATTCTGGAAATCTTGTACCATAAACAACTTTACCCTGAACTGGAAAAAGAAGTCCGCAATTACCTGGAACTTAAATCAGCAAATGAAGCGGATCATACCAAATTAATTAACGATGGCTTACATGTTATCGAAAATCCGGTTACCCAATTGATCAACAAAGAATAA
- a CDS encoding porin family protein → MKKIILSALLISLNLAAFSQVLPSFQFGLKAGTNLSKLSTESTFSSDNRAGYYGGFWARIGAAGIHLQPELYLSGKNTTLKDNSGAENKVNFTSLDVPVLVGTKIGAAGVGIRLNTGPVASFVLSDDQSFSNAASNVFKGRFKGQNFAWQFGAGLDIGKIGFDLRYEAGLSKIGKDGYNDTKLNLFTFGLAYKLF, encoded by the coding sequence ATGAAAAAAATAATTTTATCCGCGTTGTTGATCTCATTAAATCTGGCCGCATTTAGTCAGGTATTGCCAAGCTTCCAGTTTGGACTTAAGGCAGGAACTAACCTTTCTAAATTAAGTACAGAAAGTACTTTTAGCAGTGATAACAGAGCCGGTTATTATGGTGGTTTCTGGGCACGTATCGGTGCAGCAGGCATTCATTTGCAGCCGGAGTTATATTTGAGCGGTAAGAATACTACCTTGAAAGACAACTCGGGTGCAGAAAATAAAGTAAACTTTACCAGTCTGGATGTACCGGTATTGGTAGGAACAAAAATAGGTGCTGCAGGTGTAGGTATTCGTTTAAACACAGGACCAGTTGCATCATTTGTTTTAAGTGATGATCAGTCTTTTAGCAATGCAGCAAGCAACGTATTTAAGGGACGTTTTAAAGGACAAAACTTTGCCTGGCAGTTTGGCGCAGGTCTGGATATAGGTAAAATTGGTTTTGATTTGAGATATGAAGCAGGCCTTTCAAAAATAGGAAAAGACGGCTACAACGATACGAAACTTAACTTATTTACATTTGGCCTGGCTTACAAGCTGTTCTAA
- a CDS encoding C40 family peptidase — protein sequence MKRLPIVFYFLFITVFAAKSQTTVPVQYQQLVNKLAVQNPETEIKKTESPNRLLDFAKSMLGIRYRSASSNPNRGFDCSGFVNYVFSNFGFKVPRSSREFATSGESKKLEDAKIGDVILFTGTNSRSRTPGHVGIIYSIKGDEVKFIHSSSGNAKGVTISSLDEGFYKKRFLKVVSIL from the coding sequence ATGAAGAGACTTCCTATTGTTTTCTATTTTCTATTTATTACTGTGTTTGCAGCTAAATCGCAAACCACGGTCCCTGTGCAATATCAACAACTGGTCAACAAATTAGCTGTACAGAATCCTGAAACTGAGATCAAAAAAACAGAGTCACCAAACCGTTTGCTTGATTTTGCAAAATCGATGCTTGGCATCCGTTACCGGTCTGCCTCCAGCAATCCCAACAGGGGGTTTGATTGCTCAGGTTTTGTAAACTATGTGTTTAGTAATTTCGGATTTAAGGTACCCCGCTCGTCCAGAGAATTTGCTACAAGCGGGGAGTCCAAAAAGTTAGAGGATGCCAAAATCGGAGATGTGATCTTGTTTACCGGAACAAACAGCAGATCCCGAACTCCGGGGCATGTTGGAATTATTTATTCTATAAAGGGCGACGAGGTTAAATTCATCCATTCCTCTTCCGGAAACGCTAAAGGTGTTACCATTTCCAGTTTAGATGAAGGCTTTTACAAAAAACGTTTTCTAAAGGTGGTTAGCATCTTATAA
- a CDS encoding anaerobic C4-dicarboxylate transporter — protein MIWIQLAVLILLILVGARMKGVGLGVMGAVGLLIFSLGFGLKPTTPPIDVMLIILSVVTAAAALQAAGGMDYMVSIAEKILRKNPNHITWLGPLVTYTFTLVAGTAHIIYSLLPIIAEVATKKRVRPERPLSISVIAAHMAITASPISAATVALTALLAPKGYELTHILIVAIPATIIGVLAGALVASRQGKDLMKDPEFLERLKDPEFVKLLDGDPADQKTARIFSTEAKRSVYVFLLAVLSVVLFAAVPALRPSFLTDGKMETMRMVEMIELLMLAAAAAIVFVSKIPATKVSQSSIFRSGGEAVVCIFGVAWMSDTYLQAHMPFFETHLSEFVTQHPWTFAIALFVMSILLFSQAATVRALMPLGIGLGIPAPALIAMFPAVNGDFVIPSYPTLVAAMGFDRTGTTKIGRFLINHSFMPAGLTTVTVTIAVGFLIATILL, from the coding sequence ATGATTTGGATACAACTGGCAGTTTTAATTTTGCTGATATTGGTAGGTGCGCGAATGAAGGGGGTAGGGCTGGGCGTGATGGGTGCTGTAGGTTTACTGATATTTTCTTTAGGTTTTGGCTTAAAGCCAACTACACCGCCAATAGATGTGATGTTAATCATTCTGTCGGTAGTTACGGCTGCGGCAGCATTGCAGGCTGCAGGTGGAATGGATTATATGGTGAGCATCGCTGAAAAAATATTACGTAAAAATCCGAATCACATTACCTGGCTCGGACCATTGGTTACTTATACATTTACCCTTGTTGCAGGGACTGCACACATTATTTATTCCTTGCTTCCTATTATTGCGGAGGTAGCCACCAAGAAAAGAGTGCGACCGGAGCGACCGCTTAGTATTTCAGTAATTGCCGCCCATATGGCCATTACGGCAAGTCCGATTTCTGCCGCTACAGTAGCGCTCACTGCCTTATTGGCTCCGAAAGGTTACGAACTCACACATATACTTATTGTTGCTATTCCCGCAACCATCATTGGCGTACTTGCAGGGGCACTTGTGGCAAGCAGGCAGGGGAAAGATCTCATGAAAGACCCTGAGTTTCTGGAACGATTAAAAGATCCTGAATTTGTAAAGTTGCTGGATGGTGATCCGGCAGATCAAAAAACAGCGCGGATTTTTAGTACCGAAGCCAAAAGGTCGGTATATGTGTTTCTGCTTGCTGTATTGAGCGTTGTATTGTTTGCCGCAGTTCCTGCACTCCGCCCTTCTTTTCTTACTGATGGCAAGATGGAGACCATGCGAATGGTAGAAATGATAGAACTGCTGATGCTTGCAGCTGCCGCAGCAATTGTCTTTGTTTCAAAGATCCCGGCTACAAAGGTCTCTCAATCCAGTATTTTCAGGTCTGGAGGCGAGGCTGTAGTCTGCATATTTGGTGTGGCATGGATGAGTGATACTTATTTACAGGCGCATATGCCTTTCTTTGAAACACATTTAAGTGAATTTGTGACTCAACATCCCTGGACTTTTGCGATCGCGTTATTTGTAATGTCTATTCTTTTGTTTAGCCAGGCTGCCACAGTAAGGGCATTGATGCCATTGGGGATTGGCTTAGGTATCCCGGCGCCTGCATTAATTGCAATGTTTCCGGCGGTGAATGGTGATTTTGTAATCCCAAGCTACCCAACATTGGTAGCTGCCATGGGATTTGACAGGACTGGTACAACCAAGATAGGCCGGTTTTTAATCAATCACTCCTTTATGCCTGCAGGCTTAACTACAGTAACTGTAACTATTGCCGTAGGCTTTCTGATTGCTACCATTCTACTTTAA
- a CDS encoding fumarylacetoacetate hydrolase family protein yields MKLVSYKTEDREHLGVFVDGHIYNLNSCDKQIPDEMNAFLQGGEVLMERAKKVDAQIKSREIEAKEEAFFELLAPVPHPASCRDGYAFRQHVAAARRNRKVDMIAEFDQYPIFYFTNHNAIQGPGEIECMPDHFQKLDFELEVAVVIGKKGRNITAAEADSYIAGYMVMNDMSARTLQMEEMLLNLGPAKGKDFSTVIGPWLVTPDELEAYKTTAKAGHKGNAYDLKMTCTVNGVQVSAGNMADMDWTFAEIIERCAYGVDILPGDVIGSGTVGTGCFLELNGTGLLNDANFKPQWLQDGDVVEMEITGLGHLSNTIRKADTDFSILALKK; encoded by the coding sequence ATGAAGCTGGTATCCTATAAAACAGAAGATAGAGAACACCTTGGTGTTTTTGTAGACGGACATATTTATAATCTAAACTCATGCGATAAGCAAATACCTGATGAAATGAATGCCTTTTTACAAGGTGGTGAGGTATTGATGGAGCGCGCAAAGAAAGTAGATGCACAAATTAAATCCAGAGAAATAGAAGCAAAAGAGGAAGCTTTTTTTGAACTACTGGCACCGGTTCCTCATCCTGCTTCTTGCCGCGATGGTTATGCCTTCCGCCAACATGTAGCTGCTGCACGTAGAAACCGTAAAGTAGATATGATTGCTGAGTTTGATCAATATCCTATTTTCTATTTTACCAATCACAATGCCATCCAGGGACCCGGTGAAATTGAGTGTATGCCCGACCATTTCCAAAAGCTTGATTTTGAATTGGAAGTAGCCGTAGTAATCGGTAAAAAAGGACGTAACATTACAGCTGCAGAGGCAGATAGCTACATTGCCGGGTATATGGTGATGAATGATATGAGCGCCAGGACACTTCAGATGGAAGAAATGCTTTTAAATCTCGGGCCTGCGAAAGGAAAAGATTTTTCTACCGTAATTGGACCATGGTTGGTTACTCCAGATGAATTGGAAGCTTATAAAACTACTGCCAAAGCAGGACATAAAGGAAATGCTTACGATTTAAAAATGACTTGTACGGTTAATGGTGTTCAGGTGTCGGCAGGTAATATGGCCGATATGGACTGGACATTTGCCGAAATTATTGAGCGTTGCGCTTATGGCGTAGATATTTTGCCTGGAGATGTAATCGGTTCGGGTACAGTAGGTACAGGCTGTTTCCTTGAATTAAATGGTACCGGCTTATTAAATGATGCCAATTTTAAACCGCAATGGTTACAGGATGGTGATGTGGTAGAAATGGAGATCACAGGCCTGGGGCATTTAAGCAATACCATTCGTAAAGCAGATACTGACTTTTCTATTCTTGCCTTAAAAAAATAG
- a CDS encoding YihY/virulence factor BrkB family protein — translation MEINILNRSKLFFIRFGDAFKLFQKNDPLRLAGATAFFTNFALPPILLILIRLFGFFIDRKVLARRIFERLANILDDSSTLQIRQTLKNIRGIDQHWYATFLSFAFFLFVATTLFNVIKNSMDQIWSIGIKEHSGFMFKMKLRGRSMVIILLAGILFVVGLLTDSVQGFISTYVNTASPTFGKMFLSALNQLLFIAIVTTWFSVLFKFLTNGRPTWSAAIGGGVLTGILFTIGKYILRVLLPLSGIGNVYGTSGSIVLIMLFVFYSSFIFYFGACYVKILSDEKETPIRPIKGAFNYEIKEVIRNT, via the coding sequence ATGGAAATCAACATACTTAACAGATCTAAGCTTTTTTTCATCCGTTTTGGCGACGCTTTTAAGCTATTCCAAAAAAATGATCCCCTGCGTTTGGCGGGTGCTACGGCCTTCTTTACCAATTTCGCCCTCCCTCCGATTCTCTTAATTCTGATCCGCTTATTCGGCTTTTTTATTGACAGAAAAGTACTGGCAAGACGTATTTTCGAGCGATTAGCGAATATTTTAGACGATAGCAGTACCTTACAAATCCGGCAAACGCTAAAAAACATAAGGGGTATAGATCAGCATTGGTATGCTACCTTTTTGAGTTTTGCCTTTTTCCTTTTTGTAGCCACCACCCTATTTAATGTCATTAAAAACTCTATGGACCAGATCTGGTCGATTGGCATTAAGGAGCATTCGGGCTTTATGTTTAAAATGAAACTACGGGGCCGCTCTATGGTGATTATATTACTGGCTGGAATCCTGTTTGTTGTGGGTTTACTGACAGACAGTGTGCAAGGCTTTATCAGTACTTATGTAAACACCGCTTCGCCCACCTTTGGAAAGATGTTCTTATCTGCACTGAATCAGCTTTTATTTATTGCAATCGTTACCACCTGGTTTTCTGTCCTTTTCAAATTTCTAACCAATGGAAGGCCTACCTGGAGTGCTGCTATTGGTGGGGGTGTACTAACAGGTATCTTATTTACCATAGGAAAATACATCTTGCGTGTACTGCTTCCATTAAGTGGAATTGGCAATGTTTACGGTACTTCGGGTTCTATCGTATTGATTATGCTGTTTGTCTTTTATTCTTCCTTTATATTTTACTTCGGCGCCTGCTATGTGAAAATCCTGAGTGACGAAAAAGAGACTCCCATACGACCTATTAAAGGCGCATTTAATTACGAGATCAAGGAAGTCATAAGAAATACCTGA